In Dysgonomonadaceae bacterium zrk40, one genomic interval encodes:
- a CDS encoding YihY/virulence factor BrkB family protein: MARRRKKRDYDEEEKPGRLELMKIRIKELLHFLSYGIWRQNPETLSNKKNILYDSIKTVILTVRNVQELNIPASARSLTYRTLLSIVPLLAVIFAIARGFGIENIMESSILSFMLGEKPNSELVATASNLDTDSMAIFSEPMNDTLAVGGRAVDDAEMTSGMAEAATADGRTREFLNLMFELIEKSLEEARGGGVFAGIGILLFLYTIMNLFGDIENNFNKIWRISRGRSIGRKVTDYSAMVLLIPFFFVLVNALNIISYPQNNTLKILYILYPFIPRLLNIVPLVVMIFIFTALYKFLPNTKVKFLNALIAGALAGVAFQFFQMLYLSGQLWITRYNAIYGTFAAIPLMLLWLQMSWFIVLIGAEISYAAQNVRNFSFEKETRNISRRYRDFFTLMITSAIVQRFADEKLPLTAEQLSQRCKVPARLTSDILDELLELRIISTTPSPHDERVMAYQPAIDINLITVNGLMSKLDEQGSEDFMIDMEGDFREHWDALVNSRMSMYESDHDQLVKDL, encoded by the coding sequence ATGGCAAGAAGAAGGAAGAAACGTGATTATGACGAGGAGGAGAAACCGGGCAGGCTGGAGCTGATGAAGATTCGGATCAAGGAGCTGCTGCATTTCCTCTCCTATGGCATCTGGCGGCAGAATCCCGAGACGCTCTCCAACAAGAAAAATATTCTTTATGACTCCATCAAGACGGTGATCCTCACCGTCCGAAACGTGCAGGAATTGAATATTCCTGCAAGTGCCCGCTCGCTTACCTACCGCACCCTGCTTTCCATCGTACCGCTGCTTGCGGTGATCTTTGCCATTGCACGCGGCTTTGGCATCGAGAACATTATGGAGAGCAGCATTCTCAGCTTTATGTTGGGTGAAAAGCCCAATAGCGAGCTGGTGGCAACAGCCTCCAATCTTGATACCGACAGCATGGCCATCTTTTCCGAGCCTATGAATGACACGCTGGCGGTTGGCGGCAGGGCAGTTGATGATGCTGAAATGACTTCAGGCATGGCAGAAGCAGCCACGGCTGACGGGCGTACCCGTGAGTTTCTGAACCTAATGTTCGAACTGATTGAGAAATCTCTCGAGGAGGCACGCGGGGGAGGTGTCTTTGCCGGAATCGGTATCCTGCTCTTTCTCTATACCATCATGAACCTGTTTGGTGATATCGAGAACAACTTCAACAAGATATGGCGCATCTCACGTGGCAGGAGCATCGGACGCAAGGTGACCGACTATTCAGCCATGGTGCTGCTGATCCCCTTCTTCTTCGTGTTGGTGAACGCCCTCAACATCATCAGCTACCCGCAGAACAACACGCTGAAGATTCTTTACATCCTCTATCCTTTTATCCCGCGACTGCTCAACATCGTACCGTTGGTGGTGATGATCTTCATCTTCACTGCCCTCTACAAGTTTCTTCCAAATACCAAGGTGAAGTTCCTTAACGCCCTAATCGCCGGAGCACTTGCAGGTGTGGCGTTCCAGTTCTTCCAGATGCTCTACCTCAGCGGACAGCTTTGGATTACACGCTACAACGCCATCTATGGTACCTTTGCCGCCATCCCGCTAATGCTCCTCTGGCTGCAGATGTCCTGGTTCATCGTGCTGATTGGTGCCGAGATCTCTTATGCCGCACAGAACGTGCGCAACTTCTCCTTCGAGAAGGAGACACGCAACATCAGCAGGCGCTACCGTGACTTCTTCACACTAATGATCACCTCTGCCATCGTGCAACGTTTCGCCGATGAGAAGCTGCCACTGACTGCTGAGCAGCTCTCCCAGCGCTGCAAGGTGCCGGCACGCCTCACCAGTGACATCCTCGATGAGCTGTTGGAACTGCGCATCATCTCTACCACGCCCTCACCGCACGATGAAAGGGTGATGGCCTATCAGCCTGCGATCGACATCAACCTAATTACTGTGAATGGATTGATGAGTAAGCTCGATGAACAAGGATCGGAAGATTTCATGATTGATATGGAGGGTGATTTCAGGGAGCACTGGGATGCGCTGGTCAACTCACGCATGAGCATGTATGAGAGCGACCACGACCAGCTGGTGAAAGATCTCTGA
- a CDS encoding TonB-dependent receptor: MKINISSHHSVIKKSDLKDLLKIMKISLLFFFAIVFQLSAVNSNAQDASIKLKSTTITIGELIREIENQTDYLVVYSNREINTSEEINLLEKSNKVSEYLKEAFSNLNIGYDFENNYIVLSKRSSDQKLLETVINSRNQQPGKTITGTILDIYGEPIIGATIVVQGEVSKGTVSDTDGKFTIQNLSDDVILNISFVGMLSKSISIDGRSSITVTLTEDTELLDELVVIGYGSKNKSKIIGSVNQVSSETFKDKAVTNISQALQGAIPNLNISFSDGQINRNASINIRGMNSINGGSPLILIDGVPGSINLISPEDIETISVLKDASSAAIYGAQASYGVILVTTKKGSSEKPKFRYTSSFGYGQPLKTPKILTDGLQYTEILQEAYVGWTGSELSALNQVQEYLTAYNEDPTLPISFVDNMYFSFISGRMTDWYKMIFNDKQPFSRHFGEVSGKSDKINYYISAGIVNQDGAYREATDHLRKYSMRTKLDVKLSNSLSIFNNFSIEDQNYNSPITNVTGSNNILRFISQLGAPFSSPYDNEGNYSYGGMVSLGVLKDGGRTIQRTNTVRNTFGGEFLITNNLSLKGDYSIWWDRSRGDDQKFRLSYASRPGRVAPLSAMTDYYASAYSQGMMQTINLYANYDKTFGNHTLGGVVGFNQSSNDYNLFSGRITENMFPNYGSLNLGEGIQTVSDNAYDWGTRGYFYRVSYDYLSKYLVELNGRYDGTSRFPSQRRWGFFPSAAVGWMISEEPFMAFTKPLLNIFKIRASYGSLGNQQVDTYSYFSTMSKSQMSYISEGERLYAMSVPGLVAGDLTWETVVSKNIGFDMGFFRNKLNFGFDVYERETRNMLVAGVSLPATLGASVPRTNSADLSVKGWEASMTWQDNFKIFDKNGRYSVSFVMSDNKAVITRFSGNDGQLLSGYNVGEEIGTIWGLSTLGYFESDEDAMGWADQTEVSMLPNDLSAGDIKFADLNNDGKITKGKQTLYDHGDLTRIGNSSIRYPFSIDFSANWSSFDLNLYLQGVGQRDFYPGPESSFFWGFYNRYYNPVMEHHVDNYWTPENTNAYFPRPRAYIAQKSNYELGAIQTKYLQDASYLRLKTLTFGYTLPQKLTNHVWINKFRIFFTGQNLLTFTRLHESFDPEGIANINSNGAGLVYPTQKTFTLGVDINF; the protein is encoded by the coding sequence ATGAAAATAAACATTTCATCCCATCACTCTGTGATCAAAAAGAGTGATCTTAAAGATTTATTAAAAATCATGAAAATCAGCTTGCTATTTTTCTTTGCCATTGTATTTCAACTGTCGGCAGTGAATTCTAATGCACAGGATGCATCTATTAAGTTAAAATCAACAACAATTACAATAGGTGAACTCATCCGGGAAATTGAAAATCAAACCGATTATCTCGTAGTATACAGTAATCGTGAAATTAATACCTCAGAAGAGATAAATCTTTTGGAGAAGTCCAATAAGGTATCTGAATATCTGAAAGAAGCCTTTTCAAACTTAAACATTGGATATGATTTTGAAAACAATTATATCGTCCTTTCAAAGCGATCCAGCGATCAAAAGTTACTGGAGACAGTTATAAATTCCAGAAATCAACAACCCGGTAAAACAATAACAGGAACCATTTTAGATATCTACGGAGAACCTATCATCGGCGCAACAATTGTTGTACAAGGTGAAGTATCCAAAGGAACTGTAAGCGATACTGATGGGAAATTTACCATCCAAAATCTTTCAGATGATGTAATTTTGAACATCTCATTTGTAGGCATGTTGTCTAAATCTATCTCAATCGATGGCAGATCATCAATCACGGTAACCTTGACGGAAGATACCGAATTGCTAGATGAGCTAGTTGTCATTGGATACGGGAGTAAAAACAAAAGTAAGATTATTGGTTCCGTAAACCAAGTATCATCAGAGACATTTAAAGACAAAGCAGTAACGAATATCAGTCAGGCATTACAGGGAGCAATACCGAACCTCAATATATCATTCTCCGATGGTCAAATCAATCGGAATGCTTCGATTAATATTCGAGGAATGAACTCAATAAATGGAGGTTCACCTCTGATACTTATTGATGGTGTGCCTGGCAGCATAAACTTGATTTCTCCTGAAGACATTGAAACTATTAGCGTTTTAAAAGATGCATCATCTGCTGCTATTTACGGGGCACAAGCATCCTATGGTGTTATACTTGTTACCACGAAAAAGGGCAGTTCTGAGAAACCTAAGTTTCGTTACACATCGAGCTTTGGTTATGGTCAGCCACTGAAAACACCAAAAATTTTAACTGATGGTTTACAATATACAGAAATACTTCAAGAAGCATACGTAGGTTGGACTGGCAGCGAACTGAGTGCGCTCAATCAAGTACAGGAATATCTGACTGCCTATAACGAAGATCCAACACTCCCTATAAGCTTTGTTGATAACATGTATTTCAGTTTCATTTCTGGCAGAATGACAGATTGGTATAAAATGATATTCAACGATAAACAACCGTTTAGCAGGCATTTCGGTGAAGTTTCAGGAAAAAGTGACAAGATAAATTATTACATATCAGCAGGTATCGTTAACCAGGATGGTGCATACAGAGAAGCCACTGATCACTTGAGAAAATATAGTATGAGAACAAAACTCGATGTAAAGTTGAGTAACTCGCTGTCAATATTCAACAATTTCTCAATTGAAGATCAAAATTATAATTCACCCATAACAAATGTTACGGGCTCTAATAATATCCTCAGGTTTATCTCCCAGTTAGGTGCGCCATTCTCATCTCCTTATGACAATGAAGGAAACTACAGTTATGGGGGGATGGTCTCACTAGGTGTATTAAAGGATGGCGGTAGAACAATCCAGAGAACGAACACTGTACGAAACACATTTGGTGGCGAATTCTTAATAACCAATAATTTATCTTTAAAAGGAGATTACAGCATTTGGTGGGATCGCTCCCGTGGTGATGACCAAAAATTCAGACTTTCATATGCCTCTAGGCCAGGTAGAGTTGCACCGCTGAGTGCAATGACTGATTATTACGCATCTGCATATTCCCAGGGAATGATGCAGACGATTAATCTATATGCTAATTATGATAAAACTTTCGGAAATCACACTCTGGGAGGAGTTGTAGGTTTTAACCAGAGTTCAAACGACTATAATCTCTTTTCCGGCCGAATTACTGAGAATATGTTTCCCAATTATGGTTCTTTGAATCTTGGTGAAGGGATACAAACAGTCTCAGATAATGCGTATGATTGGGGGACAAGGGGTTATTTCTATAGGGTGAGCTACGATTATTTGTCTAAATATTTGGTAGAACTAAATGGTCGTTATGATGGAACGTCAAGGTTTCCGAGTCAAAGAAGATGGGGCTTTTTCCCATCAGCTGCTGTAGGCTGGATGATTTCAGAGGAACCTTTTATGGCATTCACGAAACCACTCCTGAATATATTTAAAATACGTGCCTCTTATGGTTCATTGGGCAATCAACAAGTTGATACATACTCATACTTCTCCACGATGAGCAAAAGTCAAATGTCTTACATCAGCGAAGGTGAACGATTGTATGCAATGTCGGTTCCAGGACTAGTTGCAGGAGATTTGACCTGGGAGACAGTTGTTTCAAAGAATATTGGATTTGATATGGGCTTTTTCAGAAACAAACTGAACTTCGGTTTTGATGTATATGAAAGAGAAACAAGAAACATGTTGGTGGCTGGAGTCTCATTGCCTGCAACTTTGGGAGCATCAGTTCCTCGGACAAATTCAGCAGATCTTTCTGTAAAAGGCTGGGAAGCCTCAATGACCTGGCAGGATAATTTCAAGATCTTTGATAAAAATGGCAGGTACTCAGTTTCTTTTGTAATGTCAGATAACAAAGCAGTAATAACAAGGTTCAGCGGAAATGATGGGCAACTACTTTCCGGATACAATGTTGGAGAGGAAATCGGCACAATTTGGGGATTATCCACCTTGGGGTACTTCGAGTCAGATGAAGATGCAATGGGATGGGCTGATCAGACAGAAGTATCAATGCTGCCCAATGACCTAAGTGCTGGTGACATCAAGTTTGCAGATTTAAACAACGATGGAAAAATCACAAAAGGTAAACAAACCTTATATGATCATGGCGATCTGACCAGGATTGGGAATAGTTCAATTCGTTATCCTTTTAGCATTGATTTCTCTGCTAACTGGAGTAGTTTTGATTTAAATCTTTACTTACAGGGTGTTGGTCAACGAGATTTCTATCCCGGGCCCGAATCATCTTTCTTCTGGGGTTTTTATAACAGATATTACAATCCTGTAATGGAACATCATGTAGATAACTATTGGACCCCTGAGAACACCAATGCATATTTCCCACGTCCGAGAGCTTATATTGCGCAAAAGAGCAATTACGAGCTTGGTGCTATTCAGACAAAATATCTGCAAGACGCATCATACCTGAGACTGAAAACATTGACTTTCGGATATACATTACCTCAAAAATTGACCAATCATGTTTGGATAAATAAGTTCAGGATATTCTTTACAGGTCAAAATTTACTCACATTTACTAGACTACACGAATCATTTGATCCTGAAGGTATTGCAAATATTAACAGCAATGGAGCTGGACTGGTATATCCTACACAAAAAACATTTACATTAGGTGTTGACATTAATTTTTAA
- a CDS encoding FecR domain-containing protein, protein MEEILSKYFSGELNRSEGMKLFQQMKNDEQLRQEYIRLQNIYALTRLAPEPTQESEGKKGFSRFTHRMNEKKRQKRMRFLLQYAAISLLLIASTFFLTRALTLPSTSATEMNTLYVPAGQRAQLTLHDGTQVWLNAQSTLTYPARFNRKRREVSVVGEAYFEVAENRKKPFIVTTQQLTMEVLGTEFNVYSYPESGYTRTSLVEGALMVSETGKNDKPVLLSPNQQVTYCENVIKLESLQNPEHLLWREGIYAFDNERLIDIIGKLELYYDITIQVEDPEIFNVCYTGKFRQRDGIDEILHILQKIQSFKIQKDKEKNMIILYR, encoded by the coding sequence ATGGAAGAAATCTTATCGAAATATTTTTCAGGTGAACTGAATCGGTCCGAAGGGATGAAGTTGTTCCAGCAAATGAAGAATGACGAACAGCTTCGGCAGGAATACATCCGATTGCAGAACATCTACGCCCTTACACGGCTGGCCCCAGAACCGACGCAGGAATCGGAGGGAAAGAAGGGTTTTTCCAGGTTCACCCACAGGATGAATGAGAAAAAACGGCAGAAGAGGATGCGCTTCCTCCTGCAATATGCTGCCATCTCTCTCTTACTGATCGCCTCAACCTTTTTCCTGACTCGCGCCCTGACTCTTCCCTCAACCTCTGCAACAGAGATGAACACCCTTTATGTCCCCGCTGGTCAACGGGCACAACTTACCCTGCACGACGGCACACAGGTCTGGCTGAACGCCCAGTCCACCCTCACCTACCCCGCCCGGTTCAACAGAAAACGACGCGAGGTTTCGGTAGTTGGTGAAGCCTATTTTGAGGTGGCTGAAAACCGAAAAAAACCATTCATCGTCACCACACAACAGCTCACCATGGAGGTGCTGGGCACCGAATTCAATGTATACAGTTACCCCGAATCTGGTTACACCAGGACATCCCTCGTTGAGGGAGCATTGATGGTGAGTGAGACAGGGAAAAACGACAAACCGGTGTTGCTTTCCCCAAATCAACAGGTTACATACTGTGAGAACGTGATCAAGCTGGAAAGTCTCCAAAACCCAGAGCATCTTCTCTGGCGCGAGGGTATTTATGCTTTCGACAATGAGCGGCTGATTGACATCATTGGCAAACTGGAATTATACTACGACATCACCATACAGGTTGAAGATCCGGAGATATTCAACGTCTGCTACACCGGTAAGTTCCGCCAACGCGACGGCATTGATGAGATTCTGCATATTCTGCAGAAGATACAATCATTCAAGATTCAGAAAGATAAAGAGAAAAATATGATCATCTTGTACAGATGA
- a CDS encoding DUF45 domain-containing protein — protein MMMELNDRELGRILVMPNRRAKKIIARRKEDYIRLTVPHDFNPRRIPSLLKELRPRLLRIKPPPPIIFKEEDVIGSLTFEAMLVRDPYQKDMRLSLKEGQLHIFIPLKLDINHEDVQQRIREAIINVLRIEAKRVLPAKTAHFARQHGLTYQSVKIGSSRGRWGSCSTKKDINYSLFLMLLPERLIDYVVLHELAHTVEMNHGDRFWQLLEKMCGGNVKELRTETKKFQSPGYRFLACK, from the coding sequence ATGATGATGGAATTGAATGACAGGGAGCTGGGCAGGATATTGGTGATGCCCAACCGACGGGCGAAAAAGATCATAGCCCGACGGAAGGAAGATTATATCCGGCTTACAGTACCCCACGACTTTAATCCACGGCGGATTCCTTCCCTCCTGAAAGAGCTTCGTCCACGGCTGTTGCGGATAAAACCGCCACCACCCATTATCTTTAAAGAAGAGGATGTGATAGGTTCCCTCACCTTTGAAGCGATGCTGGTCCGGGACCCTTATCAAAAGGATATGCGTCTCTCGCTGAAAGAGGGACAGCTCCACATCTTCATACCGCTAAAGCTGGATATCAACCATGAGGATGTACAACAGCGCATCCGAGAAGCGATCATCAATGTGTTAAGGATTGAAGCCAAGCGGGTGTTGCCGGCCAAGACTGCGCATTTTGCGCGGCAACACGGCCTCACCTACCAGAGCGTGAAGATTGGCAGCAGCCGCGGACGCTGGGGTAGCTGCTCAACGAAGAAGGACATCAATTACTCCCTCTTCCTGATGCTGTTGCCGGAGCGACTGATCGATTACGTGGTGTTGCATGAGTTGGCACACACGGTGGAGATGAACCATGGTGACAGGTTCTGGCAATTGTTGGAAAAGATGTGCGGAGGGAATGTAAAGGAATTGCGCACCGAGACTAAAAAGTTCCAGTCACCAGGCTATCGCTTTCTGGCCTGCAAGTAA
- a CDS encoding ABC transporter permease: protein MISFLESVGEYALLLKRVLTLPDRFSQFLKEFLKGVYALGVNSIWIVVIISFFIGAVIVLQIAVNIDSPMLPRFTVGLVSREIILLEFSSTIMCLILSGKVGSNIASELGSMRITEQVDALEIMGVNSANYLILPKIAAFVAFMPVLVIFSMFMGLFGGYFICLVLGTPSVETYVYGIQAFFTESFVWYSILKSMLFGFIISSVAAYFGYTASGGALEVGEASTRSVVINSILILATDLVFTQLTMG, encoded by the coding sequence ATTATCAGTTTCCTGGAAAGTGTAGGTGAATACGCCCTGCTGTTGAAACGGGTCCTGACCTTGCCGGACCGGTTCAGCCAGTTCCTGAAGGAGTTCCTGAAGGGAGTCTACGCACTGGGTGTAAATTCAATCTGGATCGTGGTGATCATCTCCTTCTTCATCGGAGCAGTGATTGTGCTTCAGATTGCAGTGAACATCGACTCACCCATGTTACCGCGATTTACCGTGGGACTGGTATCGCGTGAGATCATCCTGTTGGAATTCTCCTCCACCATCATGTGCCTGATTCTCTCCGGCAAAGTGGGATCGAACATTGCCTCGGAACTCGGATCCATGCGGATCACCGAGCAGGTTGACGCTCTGGAGATCATGGGCGTCAACTCTGCCAACTACCTGATCCTGCCAAAGATTGCCGCCTTCGTTGCTTTCATGCCGGTGCTGGTGATCTTCAGCATGTTCATGGGTCTCTTTGGTGGTTACTTCATTTGTCTGGTACTGGGCACCCCTTCGGTGGAGACCTATGTCTACGGCATCCAGGCCTTCTTCACCGAGTCGTTTGTCTGGTACTCCATCCTGAAATCGATGCTCTTCGGCTTCATCATCTCGTCGGTGGCTGCCTATTTCGGATACACCGCCAGCGGCGGTGCACTCGAGGTGGGAGAAGCCAGTACCCGTTCAGTAGTGATCAACAGCATCCTGATCCTGGCAACTGACCTGGTCTTCACGCAACTGACCATGGGATAA
- a CDS encoding alpha-amylase gives MMQYFEWFLPDDGSLWNRLREDAPHLREIGVSGVWIPPCYKGTGSNDVGYGAYDLYDLGEFDQKGTVRTKYGTKEELQACIGALHDNGIAVYADVVLNHKAGGDELQTFTVVEVDPHDRNKGITEPYEIEGYTRFTFPGRNGNYSDFQWSWEHFSATDYNHRDNKDAIYVIQGENKGIDTEDRSVSQEFANFDYLMFTDIDYKHPEVQAETKRWISWFIRETGVDGIRLDAIKHINDWFVKDLVDHVRGEFGEQFYVVGEYWYYDEMAIDDYLHNVEYKIDLFDVALHFNFKQCAVEGPGYDMRKLFESSVLSRFPLSTVPFVDNHDSQPGSHLESFVEGWFKPLAYALILLRQDGYPCIFLGDYYGTGGEHPQPGMQWMIDQLLDVRRDFAYGEQDDYFDHEHVVGWIRRGDEHHPDGCVVIMSNSEGGVKPMFVGTDYAGTAWVDKLGHQQEEVIIGEDGRGWFPVGDGSVSVYLKKV, from the coding sequence ATGATGCAATATTTTGAGTGGTTCCTCCCCGACGATGGGAGCCTATGGAACCGGCTCAGAGAAGATGCTCCCCATCTCAGGGAGATTGGGGTGAGCGGTGTATGGATACCCCCCTGTTACAAGGGTACAGGCTCGAACGACGTGGGCTATGGCGCTTACGATCTCTACGACCTGGGTGAGTTCGACCAAAAAGGAACCGTACGCACCAAATACGGCACCAAAGAGGAGTTGCAAGCCTGTATCGGAGCGCTCCACGACAACGGCATCGCGGTCTACGCCGACGTGGTACTCAACCACAAGGCGGGGGGCGATGAGCTGCAAACCTTCACCGTGGTGGAGGTAGACCCGCACGACCGCAACAAGGGAATTACGGAACCATATGAAATAGAGGGATACACCCGTTTCACCTTCCCGGGACGCAATGGCAACTATTCCGATTTCCAGTGGAGCTGGGAGCACTTCTCCGCAACCGATTACAACCACCGCGACAACAAGGATGCGATCTATGTGATCCAGGGAGAAAACAAGGGGATCGACACCGAAGACCGCTCGGTGAGCCAGGAGTTCGCCAACTTCGACTACCTGATGTTCACCGACATCGACTACAAGCACCCGGAGGTGCAAGCCGAGACAAAGCGGTGGATCAGCTGGTTCATTCGGGAGACCGGCGTGGACGGCATTCGTCTCGATGCCATCAAGCATATCAACGACTGGTTCGTGAAAGACCTGGTGGATCATGTCAGGGGCGAGTTCGGCGAGCAGTTCTACGTGGTGGGTGAATACTGGTATTACGATGAGATGGCCATCGATGATTACCTGCACAACGTGGAATACAAGATCGATCTGTTTGATGTGGCCCTCCACTTCAACTTCAAGCAATGCGCAGTGGAGGGACCGGGTTACGATATGCGAAAACTCTTCGAAAGCAGCGTACTGAGCCGTTTCCCACTCTCCACCGTACCTTTCGTCGACAATCACGACTCACAACCGGGCAGCCACCTGGAATCGTTTGTAGAAGGGTGGTTCAAACCCTTGGCCTACGCACTAATCCTGCTGCGGCAGGATGGATACCCCTGCATCTTCCTGGGCGATTACTACGGTACCGGCGGCGAACATCCACAGCCGGGCATGCAGTGGATGATCGACCAGTTGCTGGATGTGCGGCGCGACTTCGCCTATGGCGAACAAGATGATTACTTCGACCATGAGCATGTGGTGGGGTGGATCCGTCGCGGCGACGAACATCATCCCGATGGCTGCGTGGTAATCATGAGCAATTCCGAAGGGGGTGTAAAGCCAATGTTTGTCGGAACTGACTATGCCGGTACAGCCTGGGTTGACAAACTGGGACACCAACAGGAGGAGGTGATCATCGGTGAGGACGGGCGTGGTTGGTTTCCGGTGGGCGATGGCTCAGTTTCGGTATATCTGAAAAAGGTATAG
- a CDS encoding LytTR family transcriptional regulator, whose product MNEKIPPYLYEKKNSITMILFTALFALLFINLFQPFGSRNWYPGVSDVKYFAFSSLIILTGMLVVVISRVILSYRSKRHAILYWHYGLWILAEIGAMSIFYTLFAQFFPKDGMIRDISDSFRQSLYNTALVLLLPYAICWLYFSWKEKSVLLEHMGQEKGVDAATKTMISFHDEKGELKISIVTEHLLYIESADNYTTLHYLNKSKQSHFLLRNSLKRLEEQLADTSLVRCHRSYMVNMDKVKILKKEKGGIMLELDEENTPDIPVSKTYYDSFMQAFSRYTV is encoded by the coding sequence ATGAACGAAAAGATCCCGCCATATCTCTACGAGAAGAAGAACAGCATCACCATGATCCTGTTCACAGCGCTCTTCGCCCTGCTGTTCATCAACCTCTTCCAGCCATTTGGTTCCCGCAACTGGTACCCGGGTGTTTCTGATGTCAAGTACTTTGCTTTCTCCAGCCTGATCATCCTCACCGGCATGCTGGTGGTGGTGATCAGCAGGGTGATCCTCTCCTACCGTTCTAAAAGGCACGCAATCCTTTACTGGCACTATGGACTCTGGATCCTGGCGGAGATAGGGGCGATGTCGATCTTTTACACCCTCTTTGCACAGTTTTTCCCCAAGGACGGGATGATACGTGACATCTCCGATAGTTTCCGGCAGAGTCTCTACAATACAGCCCTGGTGCTGTTGTTACCTTATGCCATCTGCTGGCTTTATTTCTCATGGAAAGAGAAGAGTGTACTGCTGGAGCATATGGGACAGGAGAAAGGTGTTGATGCCGCAACAAAAACGATGATTTCATTTCACGATGAGAAGGGAGAGCTCAAGATCTCCATTGTGACCGAGCACCTGCTCTATATTGAGTCGGCCGACAACTACACCACCCTTCATTATCTCAATAAGTCGAAACAATCGCATTTCCTGCTGCGCAACTCACTGAAGCGGTTGGAGGAGCAGCTGGCAGACACCTCCCTGGTGCGGTGTCATCGTTCCTACATGGTCAACATGGACAAGGTGAAGATCCTGAAGAAAGAGAAGGGAGGCATCATGCTTGAACTGGATGAGGAGAACACGCCCGATATCCCGGTGTCGAAGACCTACTACGACTCTTTTATGCAGGCCTTTTCACGCTATACGGTATGA
- a CDS encoding RNA polymerase sigma-70 factor, which produces MQISLQNSSQFEEIYLSHYLRMKRFATEYLICEEDAENIVQDVFLELWEQQFVLMSHTRLFAWLFTATKNRCLDLLRHKTVIRKGAEKMMDDYNIELQMKLQSLEAFDDKIFSEPDIESVVQKAIETLPVKCREIFVMNKIEGKKQKAIAAELNISLHTVESQMAIAHRKLKDALKEYIPLLFFLLI; this is translated from the coding sequence ATGCAGATCTCGTTACAAAATAGCAGTCAATTTGAAGAGATCTACCTCTCACACTACTTACGAATGAAGCGCTTCGCCACAGAATACCTCATTTGTGAAGAAGACGCGGAGAACATCGTGCAGGATGTATTCCTCGAATTATGGGAGCAGCAGTTTGTGTTGATGTCTCACACCCGACTGTTCGCCTGGCTGTTTACTGCTACAAAGAACCGATGTCTCGACCTGTTGCGGCATAAAACGGTAATCAGAAAAGGCGCAGAGAAGATGATGGATGATTACAACATCGAGTTGCAGATGAAGTTGCAATCGCTGGAGGCATTTGATGATAAGATCTTTTCTGAACCCGACATCGAGTCTGTTGTACAGAAAGCGATTGAAACACTGCCCGTGAAGTGCCGTGAGATCTTTGTGATGAACAAGATCGAGGGCAAGAAGCAGAAAGCAATCGCGGCAGAGCTCAACATCTCCCTTCACACGGTGGAAAGCCAGATGGCCATCGCCCATCGGAAATTGAAAGATGCTCTCAAAGAGTATATCCCCCTACTTTTTTTTCTGCTGATATAA